One Sediminibacillus dalangtanensis genomic region harbors:
- the rnz gene encoding ribonuclease Z: protein MDVVFLGTGAGLPSKERNVSSIALRMLQENQSIWLFDCGEATQHQILHTSIKPRKIDKIFITHLHGDHIYGLPGMLSSRSFQSGETPVTIYGPRGLKEFVETSLRVSGTVLTYPLFIEEVSEGLLFENEQFEVMAKKLSHGIESFGYRITEKSRTGELQPEKLKAAGIEPGPIYQQIKEKEHVTLADGRTISRSDYTGPVKPGRVITILGDTRYFPNLKNFAKGSDLLIHEATFKGDDEALAFDYFHSTSRQAARIAKAASVNKLVLTHISSRYQGEMQEQLLAEAQEIFPNTALAQDFHQEEIPQK from the coding sequence ATGGATGTAGTATTTTTAGGAACAGGAGCAGGCTTGCCTTCAAAGGAAAGAAACGTATCGTCCATTGCACTGCGCATGCTGCAGGAAAACCAAAGCATCTGGCTTTTTGATTGCGGTGAAGCAACACAGCATCAAATTCTGCACACGTCGATTAAACCCAGAAAAATAGATAAAATATTTATTACGCATTTACATGGAGATCACATCTATGGGTTGCCCGGCATGTTAAGCAGCAGGTCCTTTCAAAGCGGCGAAACACCTGTGACCATATACGGGCCAAGAGGTCTTAAGGAATTCGTCGAAACAAGCTTGCGGGTGAGCGGTACAGTTCTTACGTATCCGTTATTTATAGAAGAAGTCAGCGAAGGGCTGCTGTTTGAAAATGAGCAGTTCGAAGTCATGGCCAAAAAGCTGTCACACGGTATCGAGAGTTTTGGTTACCGTATAACAGAAAAATCCCGTACAGGGGAACTCCAGCCGGAAAAACTCAAAGCTGCAGGCATCGAGCCTGGTCCTATATATCAACAAATCAAGGAAAAAGAACATGTTACCCTGGCTGACGGCAGAACGATTTCACGAAGCGATTATACTGGACCTGTCAAACCTGGTCGTGTGATTACCATACTCGGCGATACGAGATATTTTCCGAATTTGAAGAATTTCGCAAAAGGATCTGATTTATTAATTCATGAAGCAACTTTTAAAGGGGACGATGAAGCGTTGGCGTTTGATTATTTTCATTCGACAAGCAGGCAGGCTGCCCGGATTGCGAAAGCTGCTTCGGTTAACAAGCTCGTCCTCACCCACATTTCTTCTCGTTACCAAGGAGAAATGCAAGAGCAGCTGCTAGCCGAAGCTCAAGAGATATTTCCCAACACAGCTCTGGCACAGGACTTTCATCAAGAAGAAATACCACAAAAATAA
- the namA gene encoding NADPH dehydrogenase NamA, translating into MSNKLFSPITFGDVTLKNRIVMSPMCMYSCDPEDGTVQPFHVAHYESRAAGQTGLVMVEATAVQQAGRISAKDLGIWDDKHIEGLKKVSDRVHAHGAKSSIQLAHAGRKAEDEEKNYSASALAFNKDYQTPVEMSTEDIADTVEAFKQGARRAKRAGFDIIEIHAAHGYLINQYLSPLTNQRNDQYGGSKENRYRILSEIIEAVKTVWNGPVFVRISANEYTEGGNSMEDFVYFAGQMKQQGIDLIDCSSGGVVPAKITAYPGYQVPGADMIKHEADISTGAVGLITTGIQAEEILQNDRADLIFLARALLRNPYWPKAAADELGHTIEAPKQYQRGWR; encoded by the coding sequence ATGTCCAACAAACTTTTCTCCCCTATTACATTTGGGGATGTCACCTTAAAAAATAGAATTGTCATGTCACCGATGTGTATGTATTCTTGTGATCCGGAAGATGGAACCGTTCAACCTTTCCATGTCGCCCACTATGAATCTCGGGCTGCCGGTCAGACAGGCCTGGTAATGGTTGAAGCTACTGCTGTCCAACAAGCTGGAAGAATTTCAGCGAAAGACTTAGGTATTTGGGATGACAAACATATTGAAGGCTTGAAAAAAGTCAGTGACAGAGTTCATGCGCATGGTGCAAAAAGCAGCATCCAGCTGGCTCATGCCGGAAGAAAAGCGGAAGATGAAGAAAAAAATTATAGTGCGAGTGCACTTGCATTCAATAAAGACTATCAAACCCCGGTTGAAATGAGCACGGAGGATATTGCCGATACGGTTGAAGCATTTAAACAAGGAGCACGAAGAGCAAAGCGTGCCGGTTTCGATATCATTGAGATTCATGCTGCTCACGGTTACTTAATCAATCAGTATTTGTCCCCTCTTACCAATCAACGGAACGATCAGTATGGCGGAAGCAAAGAAAACCGATACCGGATTCTCTCTGAAATCATTGAAGCAGTGAAAACGGTATGGAATGGCCCTGTCTTTGTTCGAATTTCAGCCAATGAATATACAGAAGGCGGCAACTCCATGGAAGACTTTGTTTATTTTGCCGGACAAATGAAGCAGCAAGGAATCGATTTGATTGACTGCAGTTCAGGCGGAGTCGTACCAGCCAAGATTACTGCATATCCTGGCTACCAAGTACCAGGCGCCGATATGATCAAGCATGAGGCGGATATTTCCACAGGTGCTGTCGGATTGATTACGACGGGTATCCAGGCAGAAGAAATTCTGCAGAATGATCGCGCAGATTTAATCTTTCTTGCCCGGGCATTATTAAGGAATCCATACTGGCCTAAGGCGGCTGCGGATGAGTTAGGCCATACGATTGAGGCACCAAAACAATATCAACGCGGCTGGAGGTGA
- a CDS encoding glycerophosphodiester phosphodiesterase, with amino-acid sequence MKTLVYAHRGASKLAPENTMPAFQLAYEMGAEGIETDVQLSRDGIPVLIHDESVRRTTNAVGFVQDYTFEQLQKLDAGSWLSEKFENTPIISLEEFLIWAQSKQLQLNIELKNNVIDYENMEKKVYDLLCKYKVVNRTTISSFNPVSIERFKQIDRKIATALLTSQRINGLVDYTAGLGAKALHIKYRLLNSKVVAQCREMDMKLRIYTINRAGAMKKCYQLQVDAIFTDVPDKAIEQRKLFEQMEQQD; translated from the coding sequence GTGAAAACGCTAGTGTATGCCCACCGAGGCGCTAGTAAACTGGCTCCGGAGAACACCATGCCTGCTTTTCAGCTTGCCTATGAAATGGGAGCGGAAGGCATTGAGACAGATGTCCAGCTATCCAGGGACGGCATCCCAGTTCTCATTCATGATGAGTCGGTGAGAAGGACGACTAACGCCGTCGGCTTTGTCCAAGATTATACATTTGAACAGCTGCAAAAGCTAGATGCTGGCTCGTGGTTATCAGAAAAATTCGAAAACACCCCGATCATTTCTCTGGAAGAATTCCTTATCTGGGCACAGTCAAAGCAGCTTCAATTAAATATCGAATTAAAGAACAACGTGATTGACTATGAAAATATGGAAAAAAAAGTTTACGACTTGTTATGTAAATATAAAGTCGTAAATCGCACGACGATATCCAGCTTTAATCCCGTCAGCATCGAGCGATTCAAGCAAATCGATAGAAAAATCGCTACCGCTCTGTTAACATCACAGAGAATAAACGGATTGGTCGATTATACGGCAGGACTTGGAGCGAAAGCATTACATATTAAATACCGCTTGCTGAACAGTAAGGTTGTCGCACAGTGCCGGGAGATGGATATGAAACTCCGCATTTATACGATTAACCGTGCTGGAGCAATGAAAAAATGTTATCAACTACAAGTTGACGCTATTTTTACCGATGTCCCCGACAAAGCGATCGAACAGCGCAAGTTATTCGAGCAAATGGAGCAACAGGATTAA